The nucleotide window TGGAACATCCCGCCACAGTATGACCAGGATCACCTGGATGGAGTGAGGAAGGCCATCGCCTGCGCCTATCCGCTGCTCACACAGGGAGCCTCAGCGCTGGATGCGGTTCAGGCAGCGGTGGAGTGTCTGGAAGGCGACGGCACGTTTGATGCCGGATGCGGGTCTGTGCTGAATGCCGACGGAGAGGTGGAGCTGGATGCAGCCATTATGGATGGTGCGACCCTGCATTTCGGGGCTGTGGCGGCCCTAAGGAACGTTCTCCACCCCATTGGAGTAGCTCGCCTGGTGATGGAGCGCACCGAACACAACCTGCTGGTCGGAGAGGGCGCCCGCCGCTTTGCGGTAGAGCAGGGCGTGGCCCTGGCAGAGTCAGATGAGCTGATCGCATCACGCGAGCGAGAGTACTGGGAGCGGGCACGACAGGAAAAGCGCTATTCGGCGCGCGGGTCTTTTCAGCCGGACGAGGCCTCTGGTCCGGGAGAAATGTCGCCAACGGGCACGGTCGGGGCGGTGGCGATGGATGGCAACGGCAACCTGGCCGCAGCAACGTCAACGGGCGGCACGGCGATGAAACGGCCCGGGCGGGTAGGCGATACGCCAATCATCGGTGCGGGGACCTATGCTGACAACGAGTGTGGCGCCGCATCGGCGACCGGCTGGGGCGAGTACATCATGCGGGTGCTGCTGACTAGGACGGCCTGCGACCATATGCGCACGATGCCCGCGCCGCAAGCGGCCAAGGCAGCCATTGAGGTACTGCAGCAGCGGGTGGCCGGTCTAGGCGGCTTGATCCTCATCGACCGCTCGGGCCGCTACGGCTTTGCCCACAGCACAGCCAAGATGGCCTTTGCCTATGTGGACGAGACGGGTAAGGTGATGGCCGCGCTGAAGGGCGGCTCCTAGTCTGAGTCGAGCCTTGTGGCCCTGTCAGGCCGCGGTGGCTACGCGTGCTGCCGCCTCGATGGCAATGGCCGCAACCGCAGCGCCATAGTCCAGGTCGATGTTCTCCAGGGTATCGAGCCGGTCGTGATAGCCCTTGCGGTTGATGTCATAGTTTTCCATCAAAAGCACCACCGGGATGCCGCTGTCGGAGAAGATCTGACCGTCGGTGTTGAAGAGTGAGCTCAAGGGGTCCTCAGGGAGTCTGACCTCACCCTGGAGCCGGAGATGCTCGGCCACAGCGGGGATCTCCTGCTCTCCGGCGATGCGCTTGCCTCGTCCCTTGCCGCGCCGCTCAGGGCTTGAATTCCACTTCTTGGCCTCGACGTTCCAGATGAGGTTGGCGATGTGCGCCTGGTGGGCCAGCTCGAGCGACCCCCTTCCGAGGCCGGGCGAAATCTGGAAATCGTCCAGGTCGTTCTCCCGGTTGTGGCCGATCATATCCATTATGTAGGCGCCAACGACTCGCACGTGGGAGAGGTCGCGCATCTCGCCTGCTCTGGTTCGCATCTGCAGCGTCCCCTGAACCAGCGCCTGCGCCAGGTGGCGTGCGCCCATACAATCCGAAGGGAACTCTTCGCCGGTGAGATTGACCAGCCAGACGTCCCGCTCCAGCTTGCCCTCCTGAGCCATCTGCAGAAAGATGGGAGCGGCCTGAAGCAGCGTCGAGGTCGCTGAGTAGTTGTCATCGGCCCCGGCAGCAGACAGCCTGGCTCCATCGCCGCCGCGCCCTTTCTCATAGACGTCCTCCATGTAGGCCGTGTCGTAGTGGTCGGCCATAATCACTGCCTCGTGGCGGTTCTTGCCAGGGATGATGAGTACCAGGTCGCGCTCGTAGGTATGCCCCTCCTGGTTGAGCTTCCAGCCGCCGAACACCGAGAAATCAAAGTCCGTGTTCCAATGAAATGGCAGTTCTCCACACACCGCCTGTTCTTCCATTCCCGCGGCCCTGATCGTCTCGTCATAGCGGTCCAGAAGATAGTCGCCGATTCTCTCGAGGTCCCTCGTGCAATGGGGCAGGTGATTGAGGGTGGCTTTGTCCGAGATACAGTCGGCATTGTCCTTGTTGACATAGATCCCTGTCGATAGCCGTCGGATGTCTTCCCACCAGGCGATCTCAAAGTCGCGGGTTGCCGTGCGGTCGAAAGTCAGTGAGCCGGGCAGGTTTTCGGGTACCGGTGTGCCCGGCAGAGAGGTGAAGGGCTTGTCGGATGTTGATGGTTCGAGACAGGCCAGGAGAAATGAGTAGAGTTCTTTGCCTTCCGCCGGGTTCTCGGACTTGGCCGGCAAAGATTCGAGCCAGGTCTCCAGCGGGTCTCGCTCCGACAGACGCAGCACCTGACGGGCCAGGCTGCGCGGCAGAGGTGCCTGACCAAAGCGCCGCCAGGTGTCGAGCAGGCGCAGAATGTTGAGGGCCGTCTGGTTGGCGTACTTTTCCTGGGGGCCGAGATGGCGAAAGTTGCGCAGCGCCCACAGCCACGGTTCACGCTGGAGAACTCGCGGCCAAAGCTCCACCGGATGAGCCAGGTCCGGCTGAGCCGGGTCGTAGGCCGTCAGGTAGCCAAGGGGCGGACTGGAGATCATCTCCACCGCCTGAGCCGCCTCATTCCAGAACGCAGCAAGAGGCCTCTGCCAGTAGACCTCGTATCGACCGACGCGCATGGCCGGAAACTGGAAGCGATAGCGGAACAGCCCTCCTCTGGCCACGGTCAGGGCCGCCTGCTCGAGTTCGGCCCGGCTGGCGTTGGGCCCGTCCAGCACCAGGCGCGAATCGGCGGTCCAGAGCTGACTGTTGCGGGCCATGGGCTTGCCATAGAGGCCCATGTCGTCCAGGCTGGTGCCGAAAAGGACCTGGGCCAGCGTGTTCTCGATGGTGCTCAGGACTAGCTCATTGTCATAGCGGCTAACGCGATCCCAGCGGTTGGTGCGTCGATAGGTGTTCAGCAGAAGCTTTTCCTGCACCTCGGCCGCATTGAAATCACTGCCCGATTCAGCGAACCAGCCGGATTGCGGCACCTTGAGGCCATCGGCTGCGCCATGCCGGGCGGCCATGCGCTGCAGAGGCACTTGCATGGCCATCGGCAGCTCCTGCTGGAGCTTGGCATAGGCCGGGATGCCCCAGAAGACGAGACTGCCGGGGAAGGGCAGCAGCATCAGTCGGCCCTCGAAATAGGCTGACTTGACCGGTGGAGGCAGCCCGGCGAACGGCCGGAACGTCAGCAGAAAACGTACCTCATCCAGGCCATCGGCTGGCCGCCACAACAGGGGTTGGGTCCACGAGGGGAGCGAAGCCACGTGCCAGTAAGGGAAGCGCGGGTCAGGGTCGGAGGGGAATACGCGCAGACCGGCGGCACGCAAGTCGGCCACGGTGCGCGCCTTGACTCCGTAGGCGGCCTGCAGCAGCCGTGCCAGGAAGCTTGCCGCTTGATCGGCGGGCAGCTCCGTGTCGGGTGCCGAGTAGAAGCCCTGCCAGAAGGCTCGCTCCGGGCCCTGCTCGCTGCCGCCGAAGTAGGTCCAGCGGACACGGGCCTTGTCGTCCTGGGTTCTGGAGAGAGCAAGCGGAGAGAGGAATACGTACTTTTCGTGAGGCAGATGGCCTGCTGCGGCAGCAAGGTCCTGCGGCCA belongs to Chloroflexi bacterium ADurb.Bin180 and includes:
- the iaaA gene encoding Isoaspartyl peptidase precursor — protein: MRKAIACAYPLLTQGASALDAVQAAVECLEGDGTFDAGCGSVLNADGEVELDAAIMDGATLHFGAVAALRNVLHPIGVARLVMERTEHNLLVGEGARRFAVEQGVALAESDELIASREREYWERARQEKRYSARGSFQPDEASGPGEMSPTGTVGAVAMDGNGNLAAATSTGGTAMKRPGRVGDTPIIGAGTYADNECGAASATGWGEYIMRVLLTRTACDHMRTMPAPQAAKAAIEVLQQRVAGLGGLILIDRSGRYGFAHSTAKMAFAYVDETGKVMAALKGGS
- a CDS encoding Peptidase family M28 encodes the protein MSKTETIGWHRLLADFPWFRGEDSYPLPAYSEYMPPPRLGKRPYGEGDPHLFAEDDPFGWHITEMEELLELQPGLESVARQILDELVELGQGEPAYRIAGRQRRNLVDNPYWPQDLAAAAGHLPHEKYVFLSPLALSRTQDDKARVRWTYFGGSEQGPERAFWQGFYSAPDTELPADQAASFLARLLQAAYGVKARTVADLRAAGLRVFPSDPDPRFPYWHVASLPSWTQPLLWRPADGLDEVRFLLTFRPFAGLPPPVKSAYFEGRLMLLPFPGSLVFWGIPAYAKLQQELPMAMQVPLQRMAARHGAADGLKVPQSGWFAESGSDFNAAEVQEKLLLNTYRRTNRWDRVSRYDNELVLSTIENTLAQVLFGTSLDDMGLYGKPMARNSQLWTADSRLVLDGPNASRAELEQAALTVARGGLFRYRFQFPAMRVGRYEVYWQRPLAAFWNEAAQAVEMISSPPLGYLTAYDPAQPDLAHPVELWPRVLQREPWLWALRNFRHLGPQEKYANQTALNILRLLDTWRRFGQAPLPRSLARQVLRLSERDPLETWLESLPAKSENPAEGKELYSFLLACLEPSTSDKPFTSLPGTPVPENLPGSLTFDRTATRDFEIAWWEDIRRLSTGIYVNKDNADCISDKATLNHLPHCTRDLERIGDYLLDRYDETIRAAGMEEQAVCGELPFHWNTDFDFSVFGGWKLNQEGHTYERDLVLIIPGKNRHEAVIMADHYDTAYMEDVYEKGRGGDGARLSAAGADDNYSATSTLLQAAPIFLQMAQEGKLERDVWLVNLTGEEFPSDCMGARHLAQALVQGTLQMRTRAGEMRDLSHVRVVGAYIMDMIGHNRENDLDDFQISPGLGRGSLELAHQAHIANLIWNVEAKKWNSSPERRGKGRGKRIAGEQEIPAVAEHLRLQGEVRLPEDPLSSLFNTDGQIFSDSGIPVVLLMENYDINRKGYHDRLDTLENIDLDYGAAVAAIAIEAAARVATAA